A single window of Candidatus Deferrimicrobiaceae bacterium DNA harbors:
- a CDS encoding TIGR01212 family radical SAM protein (This family includes YhcC from E. coli K-12, an uncharacterized radical SAM protein.) yields MFPPIHPDLRFHNYASYLRRRIGGPAVRISVDGGFTCPNRDGTRGKGGCHYCNNDSFTGGILFPGLPVEEQVLRTIHSPGRHRSAQRLLVYFQRYSNSYAPPEELNRLYRAAFCHPDVAGIIVGTRPDCLGPEVQDVLEGIGRTGYVSVEIGLQSKSDAVLARINRGHTVDEFVSAVAAVRSRGIDTGVHLIYGLPGDTRENFVETAGFLSGLDVQGVKLHHFHVVAGSAMEREWKRGALKVPEYKEYVSACADFLERLSPEIAVLRLIGSAPSGTLIAPLWEKGGREMARDVAAELRRRDTWQGALR; encoded by the coding sequence TTGTTCCCACCCATTCACCCGGATCTTCGGTTCCACAATTACGCCTCGTACCTGCGGAGGCGGATCGGCGGGCCGGCGGTGCGGATCAGCGTCGACGGCGGGTTCACCTGCCCCAACCGGGACGGCACCCGGGGCAAGGGCGGATGCCATTACTGCAACAACGACTCCTTCACCGGCGGGATCCTGTTCCCGGGACTTCCCGTCGAGGAACAGGTCCTGCGGACGATTCACTCTCCCGGGAGGCATCGGAGCGCCCAGCGCCTCCTGGTCTACTTCCAGCGATACAGCAACAGCTACGCGCCCCCGGAGGAGCTGAACCGGCTCTACCGCGCCGCCTTCTGCCATCCCGACGTCGCCGGGATCATCGTGGGCACCCGGCCCGACTGCCTCGGGCCGGAGGTGCAAGATGTGCTGGAGGGGATCGGGCGGACCGGGTACGTCTCGGTGGAGATCGGGCTCCAGTCGAAGTCCGACGCCGTCCTCGCAAGGATCAACCGCGGGCATACCGTCGACGAGTTCGTGTCCGCCGTCGCCGCCGTGCGGTCCCGGGGGATCGACACCGGGGTCCACCTGATCTACGGCCTTCCGGGGGACACGCGGGAAAACTTCGTGGAGACGGCCGGATTCCTCTCCGGCCTCGACGTGCAGGGGGTGAAGCTGCATCACTTCCATGTCGTGGCCGGAAGCGCCATGGAGCGGGAGTGGAAGAGGGGAGCGCTGAAGGTGCCGGAATACAAGGAGTACGTATCGGCCTGCGCGGACTTTCTCGAACGGCTCTCCCCCGAGATCGCCGTGCTCCGGCTGATCGGATCGGCTCCCTCCGGGACGCTGATCGCCCCTCTGTGGGAGAAGGGGGGGAGGGAGATGGCGCGCGACGTGGCGGCCGAACTACGCCGGAGAGACACCTGGCAGGGCGCTCTCCGCTAG
- a CDS encoding tetratricopeptide repeat protein — MPRIIVLTDPLTAEEHLALGVAYERNGEFDLAVREYERALRKEKDFFQARVNLGNARLAKKEYGKAEEEYRKALEVRPGDPEATNNLAWAAIFSGERMEEAAAKMEAVLSRPENRTATLFDTLGVLRKRLGRTAAADEAFTEAEALCLGERGCPAETLREIRDHREERDGRVPSPAAPPLVQ; from the coding sequence ATGCCCCGCATCATCGTTCTCACCGACCCCCTGACCGCGGAAGAGCACCTCGCACTCGGCGTGGCGTACGAGCGCAACGGGGAGTTCGACCTGGCGGTCCGGGAATACGAGCGGGCCCTACGGAAGGAGAAGGACTTTTTCCAGGCCCGGGTGAACCTCGGCAACGCCCGGCTGGCGAAGAAGGAATACGGGAAGGCCGAGGAAGAATACCGGAAGGCCCTGGAGGTCCGGCCGGGCGATCCCGAGGCGACCAACAATCTCGCGTGGGCGGCGATTTTTTCCGGGGAGCGGATGGAGGAGGCCGCGGCGAAGATGGAAGCGGTCCTCTCCCGCCCCGAAAACCGCACCGCAACGCTTTTCGACACGCTGGGAGTGCTGCGGAAGCGCCTGGGCCGGACGGCCGCCGCGGATGAGGCGTTCACCGAGGCGGAAGCCCTCTGCCTCGGGGAACGGGGGTGCCCCGCGGAGACTCTCCGGGAGATCCGGGACCACCGGGAGGAACGTGACGGGCGGGTCCCCTCGCCGGCGGCGCCCCCTCTGGTACAATGA